GGCATCGGGATAAACGACGCCTCCTTTCCGCTAAGATATGAGTTGAGCGTGTTGCGCCAGCTGTGTGTCGCCTTGAAGGACAATCTGCACCAGCATGACGATCTCTACTGCGACATTGCGGCCACCGTGGTACCACACGTGGAGCCCTACGAGGAGAAGCCGAGCCTGTGGGAAGCTCATCTAACGAGCCTGCGGTACATACATCGTGAGCTTTGTCAGTAGGTAAGTTGAAGAACCAAATGCTTGCTGGCTGGACGAAGTGTAGTAATTGTACGGGTGCTTCGCAGAAATCCCTGACGGAATGCCAGAAAATGTACGGCCTAGTCCGATCGCAGCCCTGCCGCCTGCAAGGGGAGGCTGACTACAAGTTTTATTTGGACATCCATCTGACGCACTTCAATGGCATTCACTTGCAAATGCAGAAGGAGACGTTGCCCATCGCCGCCACAGATCAACTATATTACGCCTTGGAGGCAATGGGTGTCCTCTTTGACACCATGCGCCAGCGTAAAGTGGCAAAGAATGCGGCTCTCCTGGTCCAGCTGAATGATGCCCTGTTCAGCAAGCGAGGCAAAGCCTTTCTGATGTACCTGAGCGCCCTTCCGCCCGAGAGCACGACGAAAATGTACGACCCGCTTCTCAAGCTCCTGAGCTGCAGCTGGGCCACACCCAGCTCTGAGCTGACTACTCAATTACTCACGGAGTATCTGGGCCTGGTTCTGGCACTGATGCAGATCGACATGTTTTCCATAGAAGCGCCGCTCGAACAACAACTGGCACTGAAGTTGCTGCGCATTTGTCGCGACCTGTACAAGGACGTCTCTCCGCAGAACTACTCCATCCAGCTCCTCTACTACTATGTCAAGCTGTTGTACGTGCGCGAGGCTACGGCGGACTTCAAGCGGACTTACATCGATCTGTGCAAGAAGTTCGTCTACTTCTTCGAGCACAAGGGCGCGACGCACGCCAAAGAGCAGTGGTTCATGGACCTGCTGGTGTTCTTCCAGCGCCTGCAGATGCTGCTTCATCAGAGCAGCAACAAGCCTCCCTTAGACATTTTTTGGCAGCAGCTCGAGGGCGACGACAGTCCCGAGGTATACACCGCCCACTTTCAACTGCTGCATGGCTGCCTTGGGCTGACGGTGAACGTAGTGAGGAGTCCGCTGGGGACCAGCTGCTCCAACGAGGCCTGTAAAAGAATTCGCAGGCATTGCCTTCTCTCCTTCGGGATGTGCGCCCTGGAAGCTTACGTTAACTGGCAGCCGACGACCGAACAGAAGTCGGACAAGGTACGTCTGCCACAGCTGGAAAACCTTTTGCCTAATGAGCTTCCTCTTCAGGCACCCTATAAGCCGCTCTTGGGCATTCTTGGCTACACCTTGGACGTGGCCAAGAGCATGAAGTGCCTGGGGCCCTCCGCCATGGAGCTAGACAAGCTGGTGCGTCTACTGGCACTCGTGGCCGAAAAGGTAGCGTGTCCCGAACAAATGTCCCTTGTGCTGGCCTTCTTGGAGCCCTTGCAACATCTACGACCGCTCATCACCAGCCAGAAAATGCTTAGTGTGCTCCTGCGAATCTACAAAGCCAGTGTCCACTGCAAGAGCTCCGACATGGCCAACCGTCTGCAGTCCACCTACCTTGCGGCCCAAACGAATCCCTCGCGGTTGCGTTCACAGCTCTTCGTCCACTACCACAATGCCAATAATACGGAGAAGTGCGTCTACGAGTGGCACGAGTCCAGTCCTATGCCCAACCCCCTAACCCCCGCCCAAAAGAAACAGCTATACGATGTGGATCTGTTGGCCGTGCTGCACTTCCAGAGTGCGCGGCCCGTACCCCTGCTGCAGTCGATACTACGCTGCCGTCACAATGACTACCACCTGGTTCTCCTGGCACGCAAGATGCGCACCGACAGCGAGGTGGTGCGTCAGTGCGAGGAACTGCGCTCCCAGCTGCAAAGCACGGCCCTCAAGCAACCGCTCAGCCGCATGCAACAGCTGGCCATTGGCCATACCAGTATCAGTGTGCTGCTGGAGGCTTTGGAGGCACAGAAGACCAAGTTCTCGATCAAGGAGACGGCCGAGAACAGCCTGGAGGAGTTAATCGTCAAGAACAACTTGCTGGAGCTCAACATTAAGCGGGAGCATCGCCTGGTGGAGTTGGCTACATCGGCCATCGCTGGCTTCGCGGCCTTCTTCGAACGTGCAGACCAAGAGCCGCTCGGCTGCGACGATACACCAATCGACTGGGAAGCCCTGATCGACGATGCAGTTGCTGCAGCCATGGCTCTGTCCACCATGGGCTACATGGCGCAGGCCGATGAAGCCTGGCTGCTGATACTCAGGATTGGGCAAATGCTGGACGAGAGATTCACCTACCTGCGAGCCCTGACCCACTTCCTGGGACAAGACCACCTGAGTTCTAACCAGCAGCTCCAACTCTCCGAGGAGGTGGATCGAGCGCAGGAGCTGCTCGACGATCTGTGGCCTCAGCTCCAAAACGGATGGTTCTTTAAGCGCCAACATACTATAGTGATGCTCTGCATCTGCCACATGGCCAGCTACTATGCGCGGCAGGACTGTCTGTGCCACGCccagctgctgttgctgcaggcCGAGGAGCTGCGCGCCCAGTTCGATGAGCGAGTTGGCAAGAGCGACATTGTGCAGATCACAATCCAGACAGTTCGTTTTCGATTGGACTACAGGCGGAAGACGCGGTGCAGCAGCCTGCCTAGGAGGCCGTTGCCCCTGCGACACCTAGACACGCTGGTCGACAGCGTGCGCAACTACTGCACAGTGTCCAGCGTGGACCTGGGAgccctgcagctgctgctggctgacCTCGTGAGGGAGAGCACCGAGTGTGCGGCCAATCGGCTGACCGCGCCGTTCGCCTTTTACGGCACCACGCTTAACCTGGTGCTGCAGTCGGGTATGGCCCTGCGGACCATTGAGGTGCTCATCTCGTGGCTCTGGATGAACCTGCAGAATGAGTACCTGGACCAGGCGCAGTCCAAGCTGCGCCTCCTGGACCATTTGCTCGCCATCAAGCCGCTTAGTCGAACGCTGGTGGAGCAGACATCGGCCAAATACATCCCCGCAATAGCCGCCAAGGAAGATCACAAGGCGAATGCCATGAGCGAGCTGACCAGCAACATGCTGCTCATGCAGCTCGTGGAGCCGATAAAGAAGCAGAACCAGCTGGACGTGGCCACACTCAAGTCTCTGCCCATGCACGAGCCAATTCCCACCAGCCATCAGCTGCAGCGCTATGTGAGCAAGCAAGGGATGCCGCCCCATCTACGGGACAGCATGCAGCTGCAATGTTTCTACTTTATCGTGGGATGTCTCCATgcccgcttaaacttcttgaAAAGGGAGACCGATCAGCTGGACGACTTCTACGTAGGGGCAGGCAATTGGCTGCAGGAGGATCCCGTACGCACCGCCACACTGGGCTCCATGCTCATCGTGCACGAACTCTACCACATCAACTATCTTCGCTTCAGAAAGAAGAGCAAGGAGGCTCTCAGCTATGCGGAGGCAGCTCTCAAATCAGTGCCCCAAACGGCGGAAATCAACTATAGCTTCAACCTCATGGTCCAGATAAAGACGGCCCGGTTTGAGCTGCATCTCGTTGGCAAAGCGAGGGCGAAGACCATTAGGCGAGCCCTCGCTTTTAACACTTCGCCAGAGGATAAACGCAGGAAAGGTGTTGTTGAGGGGACTACCAAGGCAAAATCATCTGCCAGAAAGACGCCCAGGTTCAAGATATACACGGAGCTGGAATTGCGACCACCCATcggctgcagcaacagcagcagcagtagcagcaagAGCGGCAATGAGAACACGCCACCATCGGATCATGTGGATCTGAATGCCTGCCAGACGATCGAGATAAGCGATGACGATGCTGCTTCGGTTTCAGCTTCGACTCCGGCTCCCTCTCAACTGAAACGATCCCAATCTGTGCCAGCCAAGGCCACAAAGACACGCTCCGCTAGAATTGGTAGCCAACTAAAAGTACCAGAGATCATCGAATTGGACGATACCATGGAAGAGACGCCTTCCACCTCATCGGCAGCCTCAGTGAAGCGGTATCCGACTAGTGATGCAAGGAGCTCTCGTGCCCGCAACAGGCAACTCGAGGAAACGCCAGCGACCACGCGGGGACGACCACGTCGGAAGGTACCGGAGCCTGCACCCCAGCAGGAGACAGTCAGCCTTAGGCGGCGGCAAAGGAACTGATCAGAACTGACACTTGCATAGGCTTATAATAGTTTATAGCTAATATTTGTTTGTAGCTTGTCCTTATTCCATTTGATTGTGTATTTATAAACGTTATGGCAAGGAGATCGACCTTCCAGAGAATGTCTAAAATGTTCTTATTGCTTGAGCACGCGTATCAGCGAACTCTTGCAGATGTCCTGGACCCACCGACCAAACTGAATCCGATTCTGTCCGTGGTCGAAGAAGCCAGCGCCCGACTTGCAGCCCTCCTGGAACTCTCCCACATAGCGCTTTCCGTTTGCTGAACACAGACGAAACATATGGATCGACGAGGATTCTACTGAACTTTCATTTTGTTAGAGGACTCACCCGAGAAGAGGACGCCCCGTCCGTGCATGGCATCCTGGAGCCATTCCCCCACATAGACGCGTCTGTCCGCATACCAATGTATGCCGCGTCCTTGCCGCTTGTTCATCTGCCACTGACCAAAATAGACGGATCCATCGTCGTAGTACTGTTTTCCCTCCCCGCTGCGCTTGTCATGGCGCCAATGACCCACATAGAGGCGATGCACCTGGCCATCAGGGGACTCCCGCCGCATGGATCCGTAGCCATGACGTTGGCCCCGCTGCCACTGGCCCTCGTACACCAATCCACGACGGCTCGATTTCACTCCATAGCCGTGGTGTTGGTTCCTCAGCCACTTGCCCTGATAGCGGCCATGTCCTCCGGCAGGATAGCGCAGGCTTCGAACACCATTGCCGCCACCAGCATGGCACGACATGTTGCAGACAACTGAGCCCCAGCCCCGCTTTGGGTTTGTCATCTGTGCTCTTCTTTCGTGTCCTGGGGTGCGTGCGGTGTCCCTTTTCTAATCAACCCCAACCATGTGTCCTGGCTCCGTTTGCCCCCATCCAAAAACTTTCGTTAGCTAGTCGCTCTTCCAGTCGCTCCTGGCACGCAAGCCTAACGACCTGATGGAGGTCAGGCGGGGGGAACGGCAATAGAAAATCGCTTGCTTCGGTTAAATATAGGTAGAAAAAATCGTTTAATCGTACGTGTATAAATTACAGCGCAATTTCGCTTACATATTCGcctatcaatatcaaaatttgGGCTAACACGATCTGGTTCGGTTCGAATTATTGGGTTCTTACACACTACGTGGGCGAGGGAAGACTGCGCTATGGATGAGGTCTGGGTCTGACATCGCGAGCGATGGCATACCACTAAAATACAATACAGATATTAGCGGACGCGCCAACTAGTTACAACAAATATACAAGCTAATATTGAGGAATATTTAGTCAACACAGTGGTTTAAACTTGAAAGTAGTATTCCTTTAGTTTGGGTCTTTCATCATTGCATGCGATGAGTACACAGGGGTTACGATGTGTAAAGGTCTTGAGCTTAAAGAAACATTGCTCGGGGCACAATCCTTTAGAATATACGTACTCATACTGTTTTTGTATAATAAAAATCTACTGCCTTCTGCGTATCACAATTTGCATCAACTACAAATTTACAAAATATTCACTTATTTAGTCTGAGGATTGACGGCGAGGCCTCTGGCCCACTGCCGTAAGTgtcttttcttttcgttttcgttaagTTTTCAGAGAAGGATCGCCGAGATGGTTTATTGCTTCGTGGGATCCTCGCGCGATTGATACTGCTAAACGATGTCGCCGGCGGCACCGTAGTGGATGCCGTTATTGCGATTATGGTTGTTATGGTGCTCGAGGTGATCCTGTTCCATCTGCTCCTTGAGGATCTCCAGCTCCCGTATGCCGGAGACCGTCACCTCGTACTTGTGCGTCACCAGAGACCGATAGAAGTGTATGGCGAAAGCCAGGAAGATAATCATCACGGGTATCAGCACCACGCAGGCCGACCAGGCCGCCGGCGGGCTCAGATCATAGAACTTTACCCAGCACAGTATGGCTATCTCCAGCAGGAATAGGATCAACCCCAGCAGCGTCGAAAATGCCCACGCCGTCTCAATGTACCAGTGCAGGCGCTCGTGCGGCGACTCGTGCACCAGGGAGATGCTGTGCAGGTTGCACACTACCTCGATGTTCGGCAGGATGCAGGTGCTAATCATCAAAGCCAGCATATGCACGGCCACCAGCATAGTGGTGCAGATCGCAAACGCCACTAGCATTCCGGGCGGAACCTTTGTGTCGGGGTCCAGCTGCACCTCCACCATCGCCACCTGTGGGGGGACGCAAAAGAGCAGAGGTCGGGAGATTAGTGAGAGTCGTGGATGGGCTACGGGTTACTCTGCCAAGATCGCCGCTCTCAGGAGGCAATGCTCCTCCTATTattaatccagcattccacacaacgggcgttgatttttgcggacccttttatcacaagtcggaagtcagaagcaggcctcctatcaaatgttacatcgctgtcttcgtatgctttagcaccaaagcaactcatttggaagtcgttcgggatctatctacagaatcctttctggcagcattaaggcgttttataagtctacgtcccaaacctcgaatcatctggtcagacaacgctacaaattttgtaggagcaaaaaatgagcttttggagcttcggcaaatgttcctcagcgatcctcatacgtcgactgtgtcacatctctgcgtttctagtggaatcgactggaaattcatccccctcgctcacctcattttgggggtttgtgggaggcggctgttaaagcagctaaatatcattttcatcgcatcgtcgggacctacatttttactcttgatgaaattcagaccttggcttgtgaaatctctgctttgttaaattcccgtccgctttatgcaattacagaaagttccgatgatctagatgtgctcacgccaaaccactttctcaatggagccccgaaagctgcattcgacgagccagatgtggcgcatctccgggtcaacctacttagtcgatggcagcggctgtgtcaaatgaagcaggggttttggagaaaatggagcacggcgtatctttcgattcttcaggagcggagcaagtggcggtcatcgtctccaaacatcaagctaggagcgctcgtcatgatcaaggaggaaacgctgccaccattaaggtggccgcttggccgcattgagagcgtcatcccaggaaaagatggaaccatcagagtagccgtcatccgcactcaaaagggccttttcaagagggccgttggaaaaatagcggttctgcctcttcaggatggatctgttgaaagcctttgccttccaacggggggtgaatgttcggagcagaacccagccgattagctgcttgccaaatagcacctaattcttggccctcagccgcttattttgtttgttacttatgtctatgtcactcatttgtttgttaaagctctgcgcttgcttgccctgctaaacgctctctgccagctcgctcttcgctatctccgctttgcgtttgcctaccgacgtcggccgagcgaagctgcgcctTGCGATCGGAGccgcaatgtaaagggcaggcaagccacacatgcaatttggatgtcacgcattaaagaacatatcgtaattttatttctgcgccgagttttatttaattcgaaataattagtcggccgattggggataaaaaacattatctccacagctTCTATGGGGCTTATATGAAAACAGGGCGAACATTTGGTGGAGAAGTTAGTGGAAATTGTTTAAACTTATTTTACAATCAATTCCAATAAAAggaatatttaaaattgtgtggtgttgtagaaaattgatttatcaATCAGATAAAATTACGTTTTCAGAGCTGAGGGCCgtagctagtaatattaaaccaaatattaaaatacgaGGAAATGTACAATAGAATCGTCAGTAGACTTACGgtattttttggtatatttctgagggctGCCATAGATTTTATCCATAAGACCGCGATAGATCAGGTCACACTGAAACACACTCAAACGAAGCGAAGCGCTGGTAAAAAAGTGACAATAATGTCTGCCGATAACACTTCCTTTTCATCAGCGAGCGAGACCGGTCGTGttttttcttaacagtctGAAAGGTGACTTTTTCCAAGCAACAAAGGCTTAATTAAAAGTGATTGTAAAAATTGGATCATTGTTTATTTCATACAaatcttcatcaatatataaattattcCTCTTTTCATTTCCCAAAGGAGAGGTAAGTCTTTGGCAATCTGGTTAAACCAGCAAGTATGGCGGACGCCGGTCACTCGGTGTCTGCCAAATTGAAACCC
This genomic stretch from Drosophila miranda strain MSH22 chromosome Y unlocalized genomic scaffold, D.miranda_PacBio2.1 Contig_Y35_pilon, whole genome shotgun sequence harbors:
- the LOC117194298 gene encoding protein three rows-like isoform X4: MSADIVKQLKGTRSDVEAAATTIKLKFKEFSKGIGINDASFPLRYELSVLRQLCVALKDNLHQHDDLYCDIAATVVPHVEPYEEKPSLWEAHLTSLRYIHRELCHNCTGASQKSLTECQKMYGLVRSQPCRLQGEADYKFYLDIHLTHFNGIHLQMQKETLPIAATDQLYYALEAMGVLFDTMRQRKVAKNAALLVQLNDALFSKRGKAFLMYLSALPPESTTKMYDPLLKLLSCSWATPSSELTTQLLTEYLGLVLALMQIDMFSIEAPLEQQLALKLLRICRDLYKDVSPQNYSIQLLYYYVKLLYVREATADFKRTYIDLCKKFVYFFEHKGATHAKEQWFMDLLVFFQRLQMLLHQSSNKPPLDIFWQQLEGDDSPEVYTAHFQLLHGCLGLTVNVVRSPLGTSCSNEACKRIRRHCLLSFGMCALEAYVNWQPTTEQKSDKAPYKPLLGILGYTLDVAKSMKCLGPSAMELDKLVRLLALVAEKVACPEQMSLVLAFLEPLQHLRPLITSQKMLSVLLRIYKASVHCKSSDMANRLQSTYLAAQTNPSRLRSQLFVHYHNANNTEKCVYEWHESSPMPNPLTPAQKKQLYDVDLLAVLHFQSARPVPLLQSILRCRHNDYHLVLLARKMRTDSEVVRQCEELRSQLQSTALKQPLSRMQQLAIGHTSISVLLEALEAQKTKFSIKETAENSLEELIVKNNLLELNIKREHRLVELATSAIAGFAAFFERADQEPLGCDDTPIDWEALIDDAVAAAMALSTMGYMAQADEAWLLILRIGQMLDERFTYLRALTHFLGQDHLSSNQQLQLSEEVDRAQELLDDLWPQLQNGWFFKRQHTIVMLCICHMASYYARQDCLCHAQLLLLQAEELRAQFDERVGKSDIVQITIQTVRFRLDYRRKTRCSSLPRRPLPLRHLDTLVDSVRNYCTVSSVDLGALQLLLADLVRESTECAANRLTAPFAFYGTTLNLVLQSGMALRTIEVLISWLWMNLQNEYLDQAQSKLRLLDHLLAIKPLSRTLVEQTSAKYIPAIAAKEDHKANAMSELTSNMLLMQLVEPIKKQNQLDVATLKSLPMHEPIPTSHQLQRYVSKQGMPPHLRDSMQLQCFYFIVGCLHARLNFLKRETDQLDDFYVGAGNWLQEDPVRTATLGSMLIVHELYHINYLRFRKKSKEALSYAEAALKSVPQTAEINYSFNLMVQIKTARFELHLVGKARAKTIRRALAFNTSPEDKRRKGVVEGTTKAKSSARKTPRFKIYTELELRPPIGCSNSSSSSSKSGNENTPPSDHVDLNACQTIEISDDDAASVSASTPAPSQLKRSQSVPAKATKTRSARIGSQLKVPEIIELDDTMEETPSTSSAASVKRYPTSDARSSRARNRQLEETPATTRGRPRRKVPEPAPQQETVSLRRRQRN
- the LOC117194298 gene encoding protein three rows-like isoform X2, which gives rise to MYGLVRSQPCRLQGEADYKFYLDIHLTHFNGIHLQMQKETLPIAATDQLYYALEAMGVLFDTMRQRKVAKNAALLVQLNDALFSKRGKAFLMYLSALPPESTTKMYDPLLKLLSCSWATPSSELTTQLLTEYLGLVLALMQIDMFSIEAPLEQQLALKLLRICRDLYKDVSPQNYSIQLLYYYVKLLYVREATADFKRTYIDLCKKFVYFFEHKGATHAKEQWFMDLLVFFQRLQMLLHQSSNKPPLDIFWQQLEGDDSPEVYTAHFQLLHGCLGLTVNVVRSPLGTSCSNEACKRIRRHCLLSFGMCALEAYVNWQPTTEQKSDKAPYKPLLGILGYTLDVAKSMKCLGPSAMELDKLVRLLALVAEKVACPEQMSLVLAFLEPLQHLRPLITSQKMLSVLLRIYKASVHCKSSDMANRLQSTYLAAQTNPSRLRSQLFVHYHNANNTEKCVYEWHESSPMPNPLTPAQKKQLYDVDLLAVLHFQSARPVPLLQSILRCRHNDYHLVLLARKMRTDSEVVRQCEELRSQLQSTALKQPLSRMQQLAIGHTSISVLLEALEAQKTKFSIKETAENSLEELIVKNNLLELNIKREHRLVELATSAIAGFAAFFERADQEPLGCDDTPIDWEALIDDAVAAAMALSTMGYMAQADEAWLLILRIGQMLDERFTYLRALTHFLGQDHLSSNQQLQLSEEVDRAQELLDDLWPQLQNGWFFKRQHTIVMLCICHMASYYARQDCLCHAQLLLLQAEELRAQFDERVGKSDIVQITIQTVRFRLDYRRKTRCSSLPRRPLPLRHLDTLVDSVRNYCTVSSVDLGALQLLLADLVRESTECAANRLTAPFAFYGTTLNLVLQSGMALRTIEVLISWLWMNLQNEYLDQAQSKLRLLDHLLAIKPLSRTLVEQTSAKYIPAIAAKEDHKANAMSELTSNMLLMQLVEPIKKQNQLDVATLKSLPMHEPIPTSHQLQRYVSKQGMPPHLRDSMQLQCFYFIVGCLHARLNFLKRETDQLDDFYVGAGNWLQEDPVRTATLGSMLIVHELYHINYLRFRKKSKEALSYAEAALKSVPQTAEINYSFNLMVQIKTARFELHLAFNTSPEDKRRKGVVEGTTKAKSSARKTPRFKIYTELELRPPIGCSNSSSSSSKSGNENTPPSDHVDLNACQTIEISDDDAASVSASTPAPSQLKRSQSVPAKATKTRSARIGSQLKVPEIIELDDTMEETPSTSSAASVKRYPTSDARSSRARNRQLEETPATTRGRPRRKVPEPAPQQETVSLRRRQRN
- the LOC117194298 gene encoding protein three rows-like isoform X3, translating into MYGLVRSQPCRLQGEADYKFYLDIHLTHFNGIHLQMQKETLPIAATDQLYYALEAMGVLFDTMRQRKVAKNAALLVQLNDALFSKRGKAFLMYLSALPPESTTKMYDPLLKLLSCSWATPSSELTTQLLTEYLGLVLALMQIDMFSIEAPLEQQLALKLLRICRDLYKDVSPQNYSIQLLYYYVKLLYVREATADFKRTYIDLCKKFVYFFEHKGATHAKEQWFMDLLVFFQRLQMLLHQSSNKPPLDIFWQQLEGDDSPEVYTAHFQLLHGCLGLTVNVVRSPLGTSCSNEACKRIRRHCLLSFGMCALEAYVNWQPTTEQKSDKAPYKPLLGILGYTLDVAKSMKCLGPSAMELDKLVRLLALVAEKVACPEQMSLVLAFLEPLQHLRPLITSQKMLSVLLRIYKASVHCKSSDMANRLQSTYLAAQTNPSRLRSQLFVHYHNANNTEKCVYEWHESSPMPNPLTPAQKKQLYDVDLLAVLHFQSARPVPLLQSILRCRHNDYHLVLLARKMRTDSEVVRQCEELRSQLQSTALKQPLSRMQQLAIGHTSIAGFAAFFERADQEPLGCDDTPIDWEALIDDAVAAAMALSTMGYMAQADEAWLLILRIGQMLDERFTYLRALTHFLGQDHLSSNQQLQLSEEVDRAQELLDDLWPQLQNGWFFKRQHTIVMLCICHMASYYARQDCLCHAQLLLLQAEELRAQFDERVGKSDIVQITIQTVRFRLDYRRKTRCSSLPRRPLPLRHLDTLVDSVRNYCTVSSVDLGALQLLLADLVRESTECAANRLTAPFAFYGTTLNLVLQSGMALRTIEVLISWLWMNLQNEYLDQAQSKLRLLDHLLAIKPLSRTLVEQTSAKYIPAIAAKEDHKANAMSELTSNMLLMQLVEPIKKQNQLDVATLKSLPMHEPIPTSHQLQRYVSKQGMPPHLRDSMQLQCFYFIVGCLHARLNFLKRETDQLDDFYVGAGNWLQEDPVRTATLGSMLIVHELYHINYLRFRKKSKEALSYAEAALKSVPQTAEINYSFNLMVQIKTARFELHLVGKARAKTIRRALAFNTSPEDKRRKGVVEGTTKAKSSARKTPRFKIYTELELRPPIGCSNSSSSSSKSGNENTPPSDHVDLNACQTIEISDDDAASVSASTPAPSQLKRSQSVPAKATKTRSARIGSQLKVPEIIELDDTMEETPSTSSAASVKRYPTSDARSSRARNRQLEETPATTRGRPRRKVPEPAPQQETVSLRRRQRN
- the LOC117194298 gene encoding protein three rows-like isoform X1: MYGLVRSQPCRLQGEADYKFYLDIHLTHFNGIHLQMQKETLPIAATDQLYYALEAMGVLFDTMRQRKVAKNAALLVQLNDALFSKRGKAFLMYLSALPPESTTKMYDPLLKLLSCSWATPSSELTTQLLTEYLGLVLALMQIDMFSIEAPLEQQLALKLLRICRDLYKDVSPQNYSIQLLYYYVKLLYVREATADFKRTYIDLCKKFVYFFEHKGATHAKEQWFMDLLVFFQRLQMLLHQSSNKPPLDIFWQQLEGDDSPEVYTAHFQLLHGCLGLTVNVVRSPLGTSCSNEACKRIRRHCLLSFGMCALEAYVNWQPTTEQKSDKAPYKPLLGILGYTLDVAKSMKCLGPSAMELDKLVRLLALVAEKVACPEQMSLVLAFLEPLQHLRPLITSQKMLSVLLRIYKASVHCKSSDMANRLQSTYLAAQTNPSRLRSQLFVHYHNANNTEKCVYEWHESSPMPNPLTPAQKKQLYDVDLLAVLHFQSARPVPLLQSILRCRHNDYHLVLLARKMRTDSEVVRQCEELRSQLQSTALKQPLSRMQQLAIGHTSISVLLEALEAQKTKFSIKETAENSLEELIVKNNLLELNIKREHRLVELATSAIAGFAAFFERADQEPLGCDDTPIDWEALIDDAVAAAMALSTMGYMAQADEAWLLILRIGQMLDERFTYLRALTHFLGQDHLSSNQQLQLSEEVDRAQELLDDLWPQLQNGWFFKRQHTIVMLCICHMASYYARQDCLCHAQLLLLQAEELRAQFDERVGKSDIVQITIQTVRFRLDYRRKTRCSSLPRRPLPLRHLDTLVDSVRNYCTVSSVDLGALQLLLADLVRESTECAANRLTAPFAFYGTTLNLVLQSGMALRTIEVLISWLWMNLQNEYLDQAQSKLRLLDHLLAIKPLSRTLVEQTSAKYIPAIAAKEDHKANAMSELTSNMLLMQLVEPIKKQNQLDVATLKSLPMHEPIPTSHQLQRYVSKQGMPPHLRDSMQLQCFYFIVGCLHARLNFLKRETDQLDDFYVGAGNWLQEDPVRTATLGSMLIVHELYHINYLRFRKKSKEALSYAEAALKSVPQTAEINYSFNLMVQIKTARFELHLVGKARAKTIRRALAFNTSPEDKRRKGVVEGTTKAKSSARKTPRFKIYTELELRPPIGCSNSSSSSSKSGNENTPPSDHVDLNACQTIEISDDDAASVSASTPAPSQLKRSQSVPAKATKTRSARIGSQLKVPEIIELDDTMEETPSTSSAASVKRYPTSDARSSRARNRQLEETPATTRGRPRRKVPEPAPQQETVSLRRRQRN
- the LOC117194300 gene encoding MORN repeat-containing protein 3-like, with translation MTNPKRGWGSVVCNMSCHAGGGNGVRSLRYPAGGHGRYQGKWLRNQHHGYGVKSSRRGLVYEGQWQRGQRHGYGSMRRESPDGQVHRLYVGHWRHDKRSGEGKQYYDDGSVYFGQWQMNKRQGRGIHWYADRRVYVGEWLQDAMHGRGVLFSANGKRYVGEFQEGCKSGAGFFDHGQNRIQFGRWVQDICKSSLIRVLKQ
- the LOC117194301 gene encoding calcium release-activated calcium channel protein 1-like, translating into MAALRNIPKNTVAMVEVQLDPDTKVPPGMLVAFAICTTMLVAVHMLALMISTCILPNIEVVCNLHSISLVHESPHERLHWYIETAWAFSTLLGLILFLLEIAILCWVKFYDLSPPAAWSACVVLIPVMIIFLAFAIHFYRSLVTHKYEVTVSGIRELEILKEQMEQDHLEHHNNHNRNNGIHYGAAGDIV